The DNA window TCTAAGTCGAGAATTCgcttaaaattatttagtcgttgtaaacttataaaattgagagttaatattaattatacattattattattatttttatatatatatataattaaatattttatactttaacaatttaaaaaatatatatttaaatataaaagtaagtaataataataataagtaaatgaCACTAAGAAATTGTTATACTTTTTTTGGGAGAAATGTGGTCAGGTTAAGCACATaacccacaaacacacttaatcagaCACAAAATTTAACGTCTGACGGACTCAAATTCAGGACCTATAAAGGAGGCTGGgtatatccacctcttgttgtcactaggctagaagagtggataaaaaaattaattatataaatttatttatataaatacaaaatttattatataaatttatttacttaaataaataaatataaatttatttttgtaatataaattgtttcaaaattatttgaatagaaTGACTTTATTATTGTAAgaagggttatttaaataatttatttattaaaatattatttattaaaaaaaaaataattaataaggtGATTACTTTGAGGTTgtattacttatttaaattaattttttcattagaTATCAAATTCATTAGAATCTTTTCACACAACAATTTTAATTTgactaacaaattatttaaataaccgaaTTCCAAACAAGACCTATCCCACAGGCTATATTAATAGGTGGGAATCTTCAACTTTTTGAATAGAATGACTAAAACAATGAAAGGGAGCCTTGTATTTAACACTTTTCTTTTAACATTTCCCCACCAAATGAGGTGAGAATATCTTATTCTTTGTTCATCATTGTCCAATTTCATTCCTGCCCATGTTTTCCTCTGAATAATAGTAGATATAGTAGGATCTCTAATAGTGACAAGTTTGGTAcaaagttaaaaattataaatatatggagGTGCATTCACAAACATATATTTCAGTGAATAACATGACCCGTTCAATCATAGTTTTAGAATCCAACTTAAGAGATGTTTAATCTTAGGCTGGGATTgacataatatttttgtaattataattttgttgaacTTCTTCCTCAAATATCCATGAATCATTCTTTCCTGCTGAGAATTCATAATCTCAACACCATAAATTCTGCAATCTCTTCCATTTCTCCAAATAATTGAGAAGAGTGACCCCACCAAGGTAGTCAATTGATAAGTCATTTAAGAAACTAAAACATTACGGATTCAATTTCAACTAAAAACCGCTTTTGATTTTTGGGAAGAATAGATGTAAGTATATCATCTTTGAGGGGCAATCCTTCATCAGCTTCTGCGCCCCTCCTGCAATGTCAACAAGTGAAGaacttaactttatttttaacacaacttgaaaatttaaatttggtctTTCCTTACTATATCTCACTTACCTGTTCATAATAGGAAGACTTTATGGAACCAAGCAGAAGGAAACAAAAACAGTTAGTTATATTATTGTCTTGCCCCCTCCTACTAGTTGAAGTTCAATATTTCATATTCTTTTTCATTGAATTTAATTGGTAACACACAATATTACACATACAAATTAAGGTGTTTCTCTTtgattcattaaaattaaacaattattagGGAGGATTATTACGCCGGCCACTCTATGACCAGCCAAAGACGTAGTCAAGGACATAGACGATAGCCAGAGAAAACGGGTAGAGAAGGAAAGCCACGAAACACGACCAAAGAGGGAAGGTGGTTCGTAAGCTTGAGAAAACGCCCATAAAAAGGCAGACAAGAAGAATGACTAGCACTTCTGATGAGAAATCCCATTTCAGTTCCCTAATGTAAACAATGCCCAAGAAAACCGATAAACACATGAGGTTGTTCATGGTCACAGCTCCGTATATCTACAACAACAATAATTGTTACTTCAGTTCAAACTTCAAAGCCATTTTGAGTAGTAATATTATTACTAACTGACCTCTGAAAATGTTAAAGAGGCGGATCTCTTGTTCTTCCTGCTGGCAAAGATGATCGCAGACACTGCCTCGCTAGAGTTGGTAGCCAAGGGAAGAACGATAAATGAGATAAAGAACGTTGGTATACTCGTGGCACTTGAGAAGCTATCAACAGCATCCACCAATGGATCAGCAAATGCAGCAGCGATTACTGTCcccaataataataaaagggcTGCTTTGATCGATGTCCATTTCATGCTTTCAACACCACCACCACCTTCTTCTTCACCAGTTTCATCCATTTGGTCTCCTAACAAGTTATGTTCATGTCTTGTGTGCTTGGAAAACAgaacaataaaataatcatttgaACTTCATGGGTACTACCAACCAATAATAGCTACCCATatgataataatgataataataccTCATGAAACTCGGTGAAGTGTTGAAGAGTATCATCAGGACCAGATCTGGACTTAAACTTGGTGGCCTCATCGAGCCACCTTGAGATCCCAGCCTTAAATTCATTATAATCTACTCTGGAATCGCCAGAGGTGTCAAAGTCTTTCATGATCTTATCGATGGCATCATCCTCGTCCATATATGAAGACTCATCAAACCTAATCCCTAAGATAAGTGCTTTCAGTTCAGAAGATGATAAGTAGTTATCTCCATCCGAATCTGTCACCTCAAATAACCTAATCATTCCACCAATGAAAATCAGATATTATCATTGTTTTATTAGGAGGAATTGTAGAAGAAAACAAATGCTAACTTCTCAATGACACGTTCATTGGGCTGACCATCATCATTGAACAGCCTATCAATTCCACGCATCTTGAGATGTTTGAGAACTCCTGAtattatatgtttgtgtttggcATAAGCAATCCGTCTCCTCTGAATCCATGGCTGGAAAACCTGCATACCATTCATTATCAAAGTGAATTTTCAATACCATTTTCAAAATTCTAAggatatacatatatatataaatatacctGGTAAACACAATAGGAAACCAAAAGTAAAAGGGAGACAACTAATGCAATCAACACAGACAAATGCCTCCCAGAAGTTGAATCCATGACTTGAGGAATTTGGACGATGAGAAAAGGGATGAGAGATATAACCATGAGTATAGCTGCATAGCTAGTCCAGATGTCTGTACTAACACCAGAACCTATTGCAAAAACCAATCAATTAACCTTCCAAACCAAACTACTTTGATGATCATTCTGAGTTCAAAGACGAATTACCAGTAAGACTAACACCAACAGTATCTCTTCCATCGATTGCAACTTCACCCTGAAGATCACACTTGCCAACAATTACACAAGTTCCCCATATTACTGTCAGAAGCATCACTGTAGACCCGGCAAGCAAACCCATTCCAACTGAGACCTGACTTTGAGCAGTTTTTGAACTTCCAGATAGCCCAGATACTGTACAAACAAACACATTAAAGAAAACCATTTAACACTtgtatccaaaaataaaaacttataaatattgcAATAATATTGTGTTCTTCACAGTAAAGTAGGGCAAATAATTAAGATTGTAAATAATAGCTTTAAATTTCTTAAAGAACAAAAAAGCAATTATCCAAAAAGGTTGATTGTGTTCATCATCTGACTTCTGTTAGAGTATATAACTATTGTGCAGTGTTCATAGAAAAGAATAAAGCTTCAAAGACAATGGCTGGCTGGTCCTAAAGGCATAATTAACAAGAACTTTCATTGAGTGGCCGGTGGCCCCCTTTAGCAAAGGCGTTATCGCCGCTTTATGTCCTTCCAAGAATCTGTGTTTCATTTTCTTGCAACTTTCATGAATACACAAGAGAAGAGAAGTATGTAAATCTATTTGAATTTCAGGCTGATTACTAATTTCTTTATCATATATCCTACTAATTTCTTTATCATATATCCTTGATTAAACAGATGAACAAGCATGACTTATCGAATGACTTACAGTTTCAGACAGTTATATCGGAAACTTCAACCCTAACTCGAAAGCCAATCAGCAAAAATGAAAAGTTCAATTTCATTCCTATAATTCATCTCTTCTTTTAATTGAAGTTCAGCAAGTTCTGATCAGTTCATGATTAAGGATCTGTATTCAAATTTCCAGAGAATATGAATTATCGGAGTTCAAAATTACCGAGGATGAGCATAGCATCAGGGAGAGCTCCGAGCATGGGGAGGAATAAGCCACCGATTAGTCCAGGACCGAGGATCTCGAGTAAAAGTTCGCTTCCATTTGAGAGATAAGTAGCAGCAAGGAACATTAGGTAACCATAGACGATGATTAGAAAGACGTTTCCGATGGCGGAGGTAGTGCAGGGCATGAAACCGTAGGTGTTCTCGCAAGTGTTCGACGCAGCGTGGAGAGCGTTGTTCAGGCGGAGGAATGACATCGTCTGAGCCGGAGAGCCGCCGCCGTCGTCGTCTACTCCATTCAATATGATCCTGCTGCCGTAGACGGCGGCGAGGCAGAGGAGGAAGCATATGAAAGCGGCATTAATGGAGAGAAGTTGCAGAGGTCGAGCCATTGTAAGCATATGGAATACGTATCATTCAGTCGTCGTGAATAACTGATTTTATTAAAGGCATGCAGCTAAAAGATAAAGAAGATGCCAAATTGCTTATCTAGTACTCCATAGCCTATATTTTAAAGAAGCATTATATTCCAATTAAAGAAGATGCCAAAATGTTTATTTTCCTACTAACCATTTTTATTCCATATTCAAAATATGAATCTCGATCGCTTAAAGcttattttgactaataaacGCGTTTTCAAACATTCATTCTCAACTCATTTCACTAAGAAGATAGTCGCTCTTCTGATATAAGTATTGTTTAGCAGTCCAATTCAATAATACTATGAGTTTTGTATTACGATATCATTTATATTTCGTAAtctctattatattatttacattttaactaACACACCATGGTAGTTCAATAGTAATAATCGGCTTACGAGACCAAAATATCATGTGTTTCTGAAAGCGTTTTCAGTTGAAGCAGGAGGCATGGTCGTAGGGTGTCATACTAATTCTCTTTCGAGGTGATTTTGGGGCACAACACAAACATACAATATCTAAATATGGAGGAGAAAAATGAGTAACAATTTTGTTATCGCCTTACTCTGCAACATATATTGTTGTCTGAAAATGGAACATAATAGTTGCGTTGTCGTTTGAGAATAAAGTTGAATAAGTCATCTCAAGACGTAGGTGAAAGTTTTGCTCAcgataaaactttaaaaaaatagatcGATATACCACGTTTAAGatggatttttttatatatattcaacctaaattaacagttttataaaattttaaatggttttaaatatttaagatataaaattaaacaaaaataaatgtataaacaatttcaaaataggGACAAGATAATGTATGGATacctaatcaaataatttaaaacaatatttagaTACATACAAAGGGGATGATAAAGTCTCTCACCGCCCTTTCTTATATAAATTGAATAGAGCATTTAAACTTGAAATTTTATGAAGCAAACACTTGTTACTTTTTTTGTTTTACAATTTATCTCGAGTAGCCATTTGTTGCTTATTTTTTTTCAGTTATAATATATTTGCATTTGTAAAGGTGAATAAGCAAACATATTAAACTGTTCAGTTTTGTCAAAATTAATTGAGAACAAATTGTGaaggaataaaataattacataagTGAAACAAAAATCTCtaatttcaatgtttttttaagaatgttttaatttaataataaatattggtcacaaaaataaaaccatGAAGATACTTAGTTATGGattaataaactctaattaaaataaatacttttaaatCTTATTcgatatttaaaaaagaaaactcaatattatctaattatttcatttatgagAATTAAAATTCGATATTATATAATCATTTCATTTATGAGAAAGGATAGGTATCAGAAAaatactgaaaaaaaaaaatagatttctcctattaaatattcaaaatgatataatattttatacaatatttttgtcaatattttttttacttatcatttctcttcattttttcaTAATGCTggatttttagtaaaaaatattaatatataatgatataaaaataaaagatattttaataatttgattaatgatttgacataataaataaagtaatttttatGCCTAAAGTATTAAGAAaaacactatttttttatattttattattatattaatattttttaagttttatatatataagactgtcaattcaaattatttaaacaattaataaattatttaaatagatcTATAAGAGAACTGAACCAATACCAAAGAAAAAAATTTCCCATTTTTATGAACTCTTGGAGCTTTTTAATTTAGtagttattgattttttttaatttttatcctAAAACCAATCTCTCACTTTAATCTTGTCTTTTTACTTATTAATACATCAAAATTacattttacttattttttaatacaaattaattattaactccCAATGTGTCATCTAGCTAGGGTTCGTTTATATA is part of the Impatiens glandulifera chromosome 1, dImpGla2.1, whole genome shotgun sequence genome and encodes:
- the LOC124920056 gene encoding sodium/calcium exchanger NCL-like; amino-acid sequence: MLTMARPLQLLSINAAFICFLLCLAAVYGSRIILNGVDDDGGGSPAQTMSFLRLNNALHAASNTCENTYGFMPCTTSAIGNVFLIIVYGYLMFLAATYLSNGSELLLEILGPGLIGGLFLPMLGALPDAMLILVSGLSGSSKTAQSQVSVGMGLLAGSTVMLLTVIWGTCVIVGKCDLQGEVAIDGRDTVGVSLTGSGVSTDIWTSYAAILMVISLIPFLIVQIPQVMDSTSGRHLSVLIALVVSLLLLVSYCVYQVFQPWIQRRRIAYAKHKHIISGVLKHLKMRGIDRLFNDDGQPNERVIEKLFEVTDSDGDNYLSSSELKALILGIRFDESSYMDEDDAIDKIMKDFDTSGDSRVDYNEFKAGISRWLDEATKFKSRSGPDDTLQHFTEFHEHTRHEHNLLGDQMDETGEEEGGGGVESMKWTSIKAALLLLLGTVIAAAFADPLVDAVDSFSSATSIPTFFISFIVLPLATNSSEAVSAIIFASRKNKRSASLTFSEIYGAVTMNNLMCLSVFLGIVYIRELKWDFSSEVLVILLVCLFMGVFSSLRTTFPLWSCFVAFLLYPFSLAIVYVLDYVFGWS